The genomic segment GACATGCCGCTGATGGAAGGCGACCGACACCTCAAATGGGTGAACGGCTTCAAGAGGACAAAGACGCTCTGGCCCGAGGTTCAGCGGATCACCGCAGAGTACTATCAGCCGGGCCGCTTTGTGACCTTTCCGAGCTGGGAGTGGCACTCGAGCTTTTACGGCGACTATTGCATCCTGTTTCCCGACGACCGCTCCGACCTGATCATCCTCAAAGACCTGTCGGATCTGAAAAAGTTCGCTCTGGAAAAAAAAGCGTTGCTGATCCCCCATCATCCCGGCTACCGTCAGGGACACCGGGGCGCCAACCTGGACTATTTGGATGAATCCGTCTCCCCGGTTCTCGAGATCTATTCAGAACACGGCAATGCGGAACAGCCGAACGCACCGTTCCCTTACATCCGGCATTCGTTGGGCGGTTGCTGGAGCAAAAACAGCCTGCAGCATGCGCTGGCCTCAGGCAAACGCATCGGCGTCATCGCCAGCACCGATGACCATCTCGGCTATCCGGGCGCTTATGGTGAAGGCTTGGCGGCCGTGTGGGCCCGGGACCTCTCCCGCGAATCAATACTGGAGGCGATCAAGAAACGGCGCACCTATGGAGTGAGTGGTGATCGCATTCGACTGGACTTTCGGCTGAACAACCACTATATGGGCGAAGCGATTCCCTTTGCACGAGAGAGAGAGGGGACGATCCGGGTCAACGGTTGGGATGCACTGGACCGCGTCGAAATTCTGAAAAACAACCAGGTTATCCAGCGAAATTTCCCCTGCGACCGGACCGTGTATGCGTCGTGCTGGGATCATCCGCTGCTGCTGCGCATCGAGTTCGGTTGGGGTCCCTGGGCTGCTATGGATCTCCCCAGAATCTGCGACTGGTACTTTCACATCAAAATATCAGGCGGCACTCTGCTCGATGTCTATCCCTGCTTTCAATCCGGCCCGTTCTCTGAGGAAAAAAGAAATCTGATAAAAAACAAAACAGCCGCCGGCTGCTCGGTTCAGTCCTACACCTCGCGCAGCGACGCCTTTGCGGAAAATCCCACCAACGCCGTGGTGCTGCGTCTCTCCGGGAATTCAGAAACCCGGATCTCCCTGACCGTACAACAGCCGCAGTCTTACTCGTTTGAAAAATCGCTGGCCGAATTCGCGCAGCACAACGAGGTCCTTTTCACCGGGCCGTTTCCAGCTGAATCCCTACGGATTCAATCGCTGGTGTTCTCGGCGCATTACCAGACCGAGTTTAATTTTAGCGACAGGGCGGATAGGGGTGAGGTCCATTGGTATTATGTGCGCGTGCTGCAAAAGAACGGTCAATTAGCCTGGTCCAGTCCGGTCTGGGTGGAAAAGAGCTGAACCATGCGGCAAATAATATCATCGCCTGCGCCGGCCAGGCGCCGGCTCGATCGGCGGATAGATAAACTTGGAGAAACCATGAGATCTCGGATTGTTCCTCTCCTGCTCCTTGCAACGCTGTCTGGAACGCTGAGCAGCCAGACCGCGCCCTATGCACGTTGGGATCACCATCGTGTTGTCCTGGACAACGGCCTTATTCACCGCACCGTGCTGATCCATGATACGCTGGGTGCTGCCACGGTGACGCTCGAGCTCAACGGGATCGACCGCAATTATGTCGCCGTTGACCGGCCGGAGTACATGGAAAAGGACGACCAGGGTGACTGGGGCCAAACGCATCGCTACCGTAAAGCGCCGCCGCCTGAAGAGTTCGGCTTTTGCCTCGAAGGCCAGTATTTTACCGGCCGCGGCCAGTGGCGCGTGCAATGCATCGAGGAGGCGGCGGATGAGCTGCAGGGAAAGGGCGTGCGCCTGACTTTAACCTCCAAGGATCGCCGTCTGCATGACCTGACTCTGAGCATCACTTATCTGCTCTATCCCGGTCTTCCCATCATCCGTAAAAAGCTGACCTTCGAAAACAACGGCATCCATGAGCTAAAATTAGAGGCAGTGGATGTCGAACGCCTCAACACCGCCTGGTCCGAGACGCAGACGGTGCTGCTGGTCAACTATGCGCGCCAACGCCGCATCGGCCCTTATCTCGGCAATTGGGATGACCCGTTGGTGGTGGTGCACGACATCTTTAACAGTCGCGGGCTGGTGCTCGGCAATGAAACACCGGGCGTCACCAAGCGAACCGCCGTCAACCTCGACGGCAACACAGTGACCGTGGGCCTCACCTATCCGGACCAGGACTATGGATTTCGCAAATGGCTCAAGCCCGGTCAGAGCTGGGACACGCCCTGGACCTTCATCGGCCTATACCGCGACAGCCATGATCCGTTTGCCGTGGTTCAGGGTGCGGTGGCCGACTTTGTCCGCAAACATATGGGCATTCGCCTGGCAAAAATAAAAAACAAACCGGTCTTCGTCTATAACACCTGGGTCCCTTTTCAGGACCGGATTGATGAAACACTGGTTCACGAATTGGCCGAAGCGGCCGCCGAGTGCGGCATCGAAGAGTTTATTATCGACGCCGGCTGGTTCACCCTGGCCGGCAACGACTCGAGTGTGGAAAAAACCTGGTTCAAGCAGTGCGGCGACTGGCTCATCGATCCCTGCAAATTTCCTCGAGGGCTCAAAACCGTCTTTGACCACATCAAGCAATTGGGCATGAAACCCGGCCTGTGGATCAGCCTCGGCACCGTTGCCAAAACATCAAAAACCTTTGCCGAATTTCCTCAGTATTGGGTCCGCGACCAGGAAGGTGAAATCCTCTTCTTGCACCAAGCGGGCGATCCGGATAACGCCTCCGGATGCTTTTCCACCGGCTGGCCGGACCACATGCGCGAGGTCATTCTAAAATACATCCACGACTACGGTCTCGCTTATGCCAAGCTGGACCTAGCGGTGGTGACCAGTCCTTACACCTATGACAAGCGCATCAGCGGCTGCTATGCCAAAGGGCATTTGCACAAAGACCGCGAAGAGGCGCTGTTGATGAGCTTTGAAAAGTTGTACGCGATGTTTGATCAGGTGCATGATTCCGCTCCCGAGGTGTTCATTGACTGCACGTTCGAAACCGTGGGCAAGCTGCAGGCCATCGATTACGCCATGTGCAAACACGCCGAGGGCAACTGGCTGTCCAATTTTTACGAGCCGACTCCGGTCGGCA from the bacterium genome contains:
- a CDS encoding DUF3604 domain-containing protein, whose protein sequence is DMPLMEGDRHLKWVNGFKRTKTLWPEVQRITAEYYQPGRFVTFPSWEWHSSFYGDYCILFPDDRSDLIILKDLSDLKKFALEKKALLIPHHPGYRQGHRGANLDYLDESVSPVLEIYSEHGNAEQPNAPFPYIRHSLGGCWSKNSLQHALASGKRIGVIASTDDHLGYPGAYGEGLAAVWARDLSRESILEAIKKRRTYGVSGDRIRLDFRLNNHYMGEAIPFAREREGTIRVNGWDALDRVEILKNNQVIQRNFPCDRTVYASCWDHPLLLRIEFGWGPWAAMDLPRICDWYFHIKISGGTLLDVYPCFQSGPFSEEKRNLIKNKTAAGCSVQSYTSRSDAFAENPTNAVVLRLSGNSETRISLTVQQPQSYSFEKSLAEFAQHNEVLFTGPFPAESLRIQSLVFSAHYQTEFNFSDRADRGEVHWYYVRVLQKNGQLAWSSPVWVEKS
- a CDS encoding alpha-galactosidase; this encodes MRSRIVPLLLLATLSGTLSSQTAPYARWDHHRVVLDNGLIHRTVLIHDTLGAATVTLELNGIDRNYVAVDRPEYMEKDDQGDWGQTHRYRKAPPPEEFGFCLEGQYFTGRGQWRVQCIEEAADELQGKGVRLTLTSKDRRLHDLTLSITYLLYPGLPIIRKKLTFENNGIHELKLEAVDVERLNTAWSETQTVLLVNYARQRRIGPYLGNWDDPLVVVHDIFNSRGLVLGNETPGVTKRTAVNLDGNTVTVGLTYPDQDYGFRKWLKPGQSWDTPWTFIGLYRDSHDPFAVVQGAVADFVRKHMGIRLAKIKNKPVFVYNTWVPFQDRIDETLVHELAEAAAECGIEEFIIDAGWFTLAGNDSSVEKTWFKQCGDWLIDPCKFPRGLKTVFDHIKQLGMKPGLWISLGTVAKTSKTFAEFPQYWVRDQEGEILFLHQAGDPDNASGCFSTGWPDHMREVILKYIHDYGLAYAKLDLAVVTSPYTYDKRISGCYAKGHLHKDREEALLMSFEKLYAMFDQVHDSAPEVFIDCTFETVGKLQAIDYAMCKHAEGNWLSNFYEPTPVGNLRVRHMAWWRSPAIPAASLVIGNPRMDDPDAILYIKSLAGTLPIMLGDPRKLSRATRAEFKRYADWLRAMQDRYDYMMYRQDLPGFGEPVAGAWDGWARINTDTRSGGIVGVFRHGAVENSRKIAVPGLEAGRRYRILSAPEGKPVATMTGHELMNKGFVVQGDKLYDGWLFEIRRLP